The nucleotide window CGCGGCTTGCGGTCGAGCAGCTCGTCGATGCCCAGCACGCCGGCCGCCGCGGCGACCTTCGACGCGGTCTCCTCTTTGGAGGCGCCACGCAGCTTCAGGCCGAAGGCCAGGTTCTCGCGCACCGTCATGTGGGGGTAGAGGGCGTAGCTCTGGAACACCATGGCGATGTTGCGGTCCTTGGGCTCCACGTCGTTGACGATGCGCCCGCCGATGCTGACCGTGCCGGTGGTGATCGATTCCAGGCCGGCGACCATGCGCAGGGTCGTGGACTTGCCGCAGCCCGACGGGCCGACCAGCACGACGAACTCGCCGTCGGCGACGTCCAGGTTCACGTCCTCGGCGGCCATCACGCCGCCGGGGTAGGTCTTGCCGACTCCTCGCAGTTCCACGCGCGCCATGCCGTCTCTCCTCCAGGGTGGGGACGGGGCCGATCCTAGTCCATTTCCCGGCGACGCTCCAGGGGCGATTCCCGTCAAGGGGGGATAAAACGGCGGGAGCGGGTCGCCCCGCTCCCGCCGCTGCACGCTTGACTCGCTCTGCTCTCGCCTTCTGGGGATCGACTCTCGCTGCTGGGGAATGCGCTGTCGGTTCCGTGTTTCGGTGTCGGTCCTGAGTTGCTTGTCCGATCCGATGATGTATTCTACGCAGGGCCGACGCCCCAGGTTCCACCACGACCACGTTTTTTTCGAGGGAGCGAGATGTCCGCCCAGCCCCTGTCCGTCGCCGTCCTGTGGCACATGCACCAACCCGACTACACCGACACCGTCCTGGGCCGGCCGCGCATGCCCTGGGTGCGCCTGCACGCCATGTTAAGTTATTATGACATGGTGCGTTACGTCCAGGAGCAGCCGGGCGCCCGGGCCGTGTTCAACGTCGTGCCCTCGCTGCTGCGGCAGCTCGAG belongs to bacterium and includes:
- the ugpC gene encoding sn-glycerol-3-phosphate ABC transporter ATP-binding protein UgpC, whose amino-acid sequence is MARVELRGVGKTYPGGVMAAEDVNLDVADGEFVVLVGPSGCGKSTTLRMVAGLESITTGTVSIGGRIVNDVEPKDRNIAMVFQSYALYPHMTVRENLAFGLKLRGASKEETASKVAAAAGVLGIDELLDRKPRALSGGQRQRVALGRALVRDPDVFLFDEPLSNLDAKMRVQMRTEISRLHHSLRATMLYVTHDQVEAMTMGQRIVVMHQGRVQQVDTPLNLYERPANRFVAGFIGSPAMNFLDGRLVRDGG